The genomic DNA CCATTTCCCACGCCGCGACTTCCGCCGCCTGCCCCTGGTGGACCGACACGATGACATACGAATACACCGGCAAGGCATGGTCGAGGTCGTAGCCCGACGGCACGGCCGGATGGTCGGGGTGCGAATGGTAAAAACCAATGATGTCGAGTTGCTTGCCACGCGCGTAGCGTTCGCCACGCATCAGTTCCTGTGGCGTAATCAGGAAGCGGTTCCGCTTGGCGCTTTCCTCACGGGCATTTGAAATCGGCATGACTTCGACGGTCGTTTTTCGTCCGCCCTCGTCAAAGGTGCCTAACAACAGCCCGCAGCACTCGTGCGGGTAATCGGCCTCGCCGTGGGCGCGGATGGCGGCTTCCTGTTCGG from Chloracidobacterium validum includes the following:
- a CDS encoding Mov34/MPN/PAD-1 family protein, with protein sequence MLTLTTEQEAAIRAHGEADYPHECCGLLLGTFDEGGRKTTVEVMPISNAREESAKRNRFLITPQELMRGERYARGKQLDIIGFYHSHPDHPAVPSGYDLDHALPVYSYVIVSVHQGQAAEVAAWEMEADRTRFNPEAIVKG